In Saccharicrinis carchari, one genomic interval encodes:
- a CDS encoding TrmH family RNA methyltransferase, with amino-acid sequence MISQSKIKLINSLTKKKYREQNQLFIAEGEKLVLDLIRSNIKVIELFVSESFTSISQLPPGLPCIKITEQQLKKITQLKSPSTIIALCQIPQNTLDPHTVHKGLTLALDDIQDPGNLGTIIRLADWFGVKHIICSKNTADAYNPKVVQATMGAIARVAIYYTDLTTFLAEQKENQIPIYGTSLDGENIYGEKLTNKGIIVMGNEGKGISPTIAQQIDKKLLIPSFSEYPDHSESLNVSMATGIVLSEFRRKASGDN; translated from the coding sequence ATGATCAGCCAAAGCAAAATAAAACTTATTAACTCCCTAACCAAAAAAAAATACAGGGAACAAAATCAACTGTTTATTGCAGAAGGCGAAAAACTGGTGTTGGATTTAATTCGATCCAATATAAAAGTGATAGAATTATTTGTTAGCGAAAGTTTTACATCTATATCTCAACTTCCCCCTGGCTTACCTTGTATAAAAATAACAGAACAGCAATTAAAGAAAATAACACAACTAAAAAGCCCATCTACTATTATTGCACTCTGCCAGATACCCCAAAACACGCTTGATCCTCATACAGTACACAAAGGGCTGACGCTGGCTTTAGACGACATACAAGATCCCGGTAACCTGGGCACCATTATCCGCTTGGCAGACTGGTTTGGAGTAAAACACATCATTTGCTCAAAGAATACAGCAGATGCCTATAATCCCAAAGTGGTGCAGGCCACCATGGGAGCCATTGCGCGTGTTGCCATATATTATACCGACTTGACTACTTTTTTAGCAGAGCAAAAGGAGAATCAAATCCCGATATATGGCACCAGCTTAGATGGAGAAAATATTTACGGAGAAAAACTTACTAACAAAGGCATTATCGTTATGGGTAACGAAGGAAAAGGCATATCGCCGACCATTGCACAGCAGATCGATAAAAAACTTCTTATCCCCTCATTTTCAGAATATCCCGATCATTCCGAATCGTTGAATGTATCTATGGCTACCGGTATTGTACTGTCCGAGTTTAGAAGAAAAGCGAGTGGCGATAATTAA
- a CDS encoding NAD(P)/FAD-dependent oxidoreductase translates to MKKDIVLRLTPQEASSEKYYKHIVAKKMKVHPDKITSIRVRKRSIDARQRQVMVQLHLVAFANVPAPEKELVQFEYQNVCDKTEVLVIGAGPGGLFAALRLIELGYKPIVLERGKEISERKKDLALLNRNNPVNPESNYAFGEGGAGTFSDGKLYTRSTKRGDFNKVLNVFRFHGAQEEILIDAHPHIGTDRLPGVIKKMRESIIEAGGEVMFNATVTDIIIEDLAAKGVRLADGSRMLAEAVVLATGHSARDVYTMLHDHAIKLEAKTWAMGVRVEHPQELIDQIQYHTPEGRGEYLPAAAYNFSCQVQERGVYSFCMCPGGFIVPAMTGENEMVVNGMSPSKRNSPYANSGIVVEVRPQDIPDEYKKNGVLAGLAYQKEVERLCYINGGKNLIAPAQRLADFVDSRLSFDLPSTSYVPGTISSPLHMVLPEAISRRLQGGFIEFGKWAKGFLDPEAIILGTESRTSSPVRIPRHPLTLQHVQIRGLFPCGEGAGYAGGIASSAIDGEKCAEAVARMLD, encoded by the coding sequence ATGAAAAAAGACATTGTGCTTAGGCTGACACCACAAGAAGCTTCGAGCGAAAAATACTACAAGCACATTGTAGCCAAAAAAATGAAGGTACACCCCGATAAGATTACCTCCATACGGGTGCGTAAACGCTCTATTGATGCTCGTCAGCGTCAGGTTATGGTTCAGCTACACCTCGTAGCGTTTGCTAATGTGCCGGCTCCCGAAAAGGAGCTGGTTCAATTTGAATATCAAAATGTATGCGATAAAACCGAGGTGCTGGTGATAGGTGCGGGACCGGGTGGGCTATTTGCTGCGCTGCGCTTGATAGAGCTGGGATATAAACCAATAGTATTGGAGCGGGGTAAAGAGATAAGCGAACGTAAAAAAGACCTCGCACTACTGAACAGGAACAACCCCGTTAATCCGGAATCGAATTATGCTTTTGGCGAAGGAGGTGCAGGAACCTTTTCCGATGGTAAATTGTATACCCGAAGTACAAAACGTGGCGATTTTAATAAGGTGCTCAATGTATTCCGTTTCCATGGGGCACAGGAAGAAATACTTATTGACGCCCATCCGCACATAGGAACCGATAGATTGCCCGGAGTAATAAAAAAAATGAGGGAATCGATTATTGAGGCAGGTGGCGAAGTGATGTTCAATGCCACTGTAACCGATATAATTATAGAGGATTTAGCGGCCAAAGGAGTAAGGCTTGCCGATGGTTCCCGTATGTTGGCCGAAGCTGTTGTGCTAGCCACAGGTCATTCAGCTCGAGATGTATATACCATGCTGCACGATCACGCCATTAAGCTGGAGGCCAAGACCTGGGCAATGGGCGTTCGCGTAGAACACCCGCAGGAGCTGATAGATCAGATACAATATCATACACCCGAAGGTAGGGGTGAATATTTACCTGCGGCAGCCTATAATTTTTCCTGTCAGGTGCAGGAGCGAGGTGTATACTCTTTTTGCATGTGCCCCGGTGGATTTATTGTTCCGGCCATGACCGGCGAAAACGAAATGGTGGTCAACGGCATGTCACCGTCCAAGCGTAATTCACCGTATGCCAATTCAGGGATAGTAGTGGAGGTTCGTCCGCAGGATATTCCCGATGAGTATAAAAAGAACGGCGTATTGGCGGGTTTAGCCTATCAAAAAGAAGTGGAACGCTTGTGTTATATTAATGGGGGTAAAAATTTGATAGCGCCTGCACAGCGCCTTGCAGATTTTGTTGATTCGCGCCTGTCCTTCGACTTACCATCTACATCCTATGTGCCGGGTACCATATCGTCGCCTTTGCACATGGTGCTCCCAGAGGCCATTAGTAGAAGACTACAGGGAGGCTTTATTGAATTTGGCAAATGGGCCAAGGGTTTTTTGGATCCCGAAGCCATAATTTTGGGAACGGAATCGCGAACATCGTCGCCTGTGCGCATACCGCGCCATCCGCTCACCCTGCAACATGTGCAAATAAGAGGCTTGTTCCCTTGCGGCGAAGGGGCCGGTTATGCCGGTGGAATAGCCTCATCGGCCATCGACGGCGAAAAATGTGCCGAGGCAGTGGCGCGAATGCTGGACTAG